One region of Roseovarius faecimaris genomic DNA includes:
- a CDS encoding DeoR/GlpR family DNA-binding transcription regulator, with product MAKSREKHSTHREVELLDRLRAMGGSARTAVLAEALDVSEETVRRTVKALAKSGVVQRVHGGVYLANTEALAPVVTRLGKRPEEKARIAAAAAELIPSGSCVFLDVGSTTAFVAQNLRNHRDMTVVTNGLHAAQALSDINNNRVFLAGGELQAVSSGVFGPETIAFVERFNLDVAVISVDGFDPRSGFLLAAAPEAALARAVTARAHRVIVVTDHTKFGQNAPMVACAPGAVDVVVTDRVLPPQMAECLAGNGVEVMVVEG from the coding sequence ATGGCCAAGTCGCGGGAAAAGCACAGCACGCATCGTGAGGTGGAGCTGCTTGACCGGTTGCGCGCCATGGGGGGATCGGCGCGGACGGCGGTGCTGGCCGAGGCGCTGGATGTCTCCGAGGAGACCGTGCGCCGCACGGTGAAGGCGCTGGCCAAGTCGGGTGTTGTGCAGCGGGTGCATGGCGGGGTGTACCTGGCCAATACCGAGGCGCTCGCCCCGGTGGTGACCCGTCTGGGCAAGCGGCCGGAAGAGAAGGCACGGATCGCGGCGGCGGCGGCGGAGCTGATCCCGTCGGGGTCTTGTGTGTTTCTTGATGTGGGCAGCACCACAGCCTTTGTGGCCCAGAATCTCAGGAACCACCGTGACATGACCGTTGTGACCAACGGGTTGCACGCGGCGCAGGCGCTGAGCGACATCAACAACAACCGGGTGTTTCTGGCCGGGGGCGAGCTTCAGGCGGTATCAAGCGGGGTGTTCGGTCCCGAGACGATTGCCTTTGTGGAGCGGTTCAACCTCGACGTGGCGGTGATCAGCGTCGACGGCTTCGACCCGCGGTCCGGCTTCCTGCTGGCGGCCGCGCCCGAGGCGGCATTGGCGCGGGCGGTGACGGCGCGCGCGCATCGGGTGATCGTCGTGACAGATCACACCAAGTTCGGTCAGAACGCGCCGATGGTGGCCTGTGCGCCCGGAGCGGTGGATGTGGTGGTGACCGACCGCGTCCTGCCGCCGCAAATGGCCGAGTGCCTTGCCGGGAACGGGGTCGAGGTGATGGTGGTGGAGGGCTGA
- a CDS encoding 2-hydroxyacid dehydrogenase, which yields MRIVRTDANLEMPLTDAALREAGHELILLPDGVEEDALCEAVAGAELILMCYQPITARVIAAAPGLRGIVKYGVGIDAIDIPAAMERGIPVVNIPEYGENTVAEGAFALMIALAKRLTELDRAMQQEGWAWPEARWLGRDIAGSTVGIVGLGKIGSAMARMAGAGFGARVLGYSPHTPPERFEAAGVTRCDDLQAMLGQCDFVSVHAVLNAETKGLIGEAELRAMKPSACLINVARGAIVDEQALIRALDEGWIAGAGLDVYSAEPLALEGHKLSPLFGRDNVILSPHLTFYTHEAMARLEAETLARCQEVIEGRDVLILSHDPRLRAQRRGVRFG from the coding sequence GTGAGGATCGTCCGCACGGATGCCAATCTGGAGATGCCGCTGACCGATGCGGCCCTGCGGGAGGCGGGGCATGAGCTGATCCTGCTGCCGGATGGGGTGGAGGAAGATGCGCTGTGTGAGGCGGTTGCGGGCGCGGAGCTGATCCTGATGTGTTACCAGCCGATCACGGCGCGGGTGATCGCGGCGGCGCCGGGCTTGCGCGGGATCGTGAAATATGGCGTCGGGATCGACGCGATTGATATCCCGGCGGCGATGGAGCGGGGCATCCCGGTGGTCAATATCCCGGAGTATGGCGAAAACACCGTGGCCGAGGGGGCCTTTGCCCTGATGATCGCGCTTGCCAAGCGGCTGACGGAGCTTGACCGGGCGATGCAGCAAGAGGGCTGGGCCTGGCCCGAGGCGCGCTGGCTCGGGCGTGATATCGCGGGCAGCACGGTGGGGATCGTGGGCCTTGGCAAGATCGGCAGCGCCATGGCGCGGATGGCGGGCGCGGGGTTTGGCGCGCGGGTGCTGGGCTATAGCCCGCATACGCCGCCGGAGCGGTTCGAGGCGGCCGGGGTGACCCGCTGCGACGATCTGCAGGCCATGCTGGGCCAGTGCGATTTTGTCAGCGTGCATGCGGTGCTGAACGCCGAGACGAAAGGGCTGATCGGGGAGGCGGAGCTGCGCGCGATGAAGCCGTCGGCCTGCCTGATCAACGTGGCGCGGGGGGCGATTGTGGACGAGCAGGCGCTGATCCGGGCGCTGGATGAAGGCTGGATCGCGGGGGCGGGGCTGGATGTGTACAGTGCCGAGCCGCTGGCGCTTGAGGGTCACAAGCTGAGCCCGCTTTTTGGCCGCGACAACGTGATCCTGAGCCCGCACCTGACATTCTATACCCATGAGGCGATGGCGCGGCTGGAGGCGGAGACGCTGGCGCGCTGTCAGGAGGTGATCGAGGGGCGGGATGTGCTGATCCTGTCGCATGACCCCCGTTTGCGGGCCCAACGCCGGGGAGTGCGCTTCGGCTGA
- the pbfA gene encoding (R)-1-hydroxy-2-aminoethylphosphonate ammonia-lyase, translating to MVQHTEGEANTSEARAEWAAREDHGPTRDLLNRDAEAFLHQSLSSPCVATIARAEGIWIEDTAGRRFMDFHGNSVHHIGYGHPRLVEAVKAQMDALPFSPRRFTNAVSVELAERLGKLAPGDLSKVLFTTGGSDANEVALKIARAATGRFKTLSFWDAFHGAGFGSASVGGEATFRSHIAGPLMPGTEHVAPFHCYRCAYGHPGPEACGLACAKMVEYVLAREGDVAAVIAEPMRAVPVVPPPGYWRAVREACNRHGALLIMDEIPTGLGKTGRMFAFDHDGIVPDIVTLGKALGGGMLPLAAVIARRDLDVCGEFAIGHYTHEKNPVTARAALTTLDIIEDEGLVERADKLGRAAMDRLHESLGGHARVGDIRGRGLMFGVEMVKDRDTRETDHATAEKIYYACLERGLSFKISAGSVLTLSPPLTIPEDDLDRALSIVEDAIREVTA from the coding sequence GTGGTGCAGCATACGGAAGGGGAGGCCAATACCTCGGAGGCGCGGGCCGAGTGGGCGGCGCGAGAGGATCATGGACCGACCCGGGACTTGCTGAACCGGGATGCGGAGGCGTTCTTGCACCAGTCGCTGTCGTCGCCCTGCGTGGCCACGATTGCCAGGGCCGAAGGGATATGGATCGAGGACACTGCCGGGCGGCGCTTCATGGATTTTCATGGCAACTCGGTGCATCACATCGGCTATGGCCATCCGAGGCTTGTGGAGGCGGTGAAGGCGCAGATGGATGCGCTGCCGTTTTCGCCGCGCCGGTTCACCAATGCGGTGTCGGTCGAGCTGGCGGAAAGGTTGGGAAAGCTGGCGCCGGGGGATCTGTCGAAGGTGTTGTTCACCACCGGAGGATCGGATGCCAATGAGGTGGCGCTGAAGATCGCGCGGGCCGCAACGGGCCGGTTCAAGACGCTGAGTTTCTGGGATGCGTTTCACGGGGCCGGGTTCGGGTCGGCCAGCGTGGGGGGCGAGGCGACATTTCGCAGCCATATTGCCGGGCCGCTGATGCCGGGGACGGAGCATGTGGCACCGTTTCACTGCTATCGCTGTGCCTATGGTCATCCCGGGCCGGAGGCATGCGGCCTCGCCTGTGCGAAGATGGTCGAGTATGTGCTGGCGCGCGAGGGAGATGTGGCGGCGGTGATCGCAGAGCCCATGCGCGCCGTGCCGGTGGTGCCGCCGCCGGGGTACTGGCGCGCGGTGCGCGAGGCCTGCAACCGGCACGGGGCGCTGTTGATCATGGATGAGATCCCGACGGGGCTGGGCAAGACGGGGCGGATGTTTGCCTTTGATCATGACGGGATCGTGCCGGATATCGTCACACTCGGGAAGGCGCTGGGCGGCGGGATGCTGCCGCTGGCAGCGGTGATTGCGCGGCGCGATCTGGATGTCTGCGGAGAGTTCGCGATCGGGCATTATACCCATGAGAAGAACCCGGTGACGGCAAGGGCGGCGCTGACCACGCTGGATATTATCGAGGATGAGGGCCTGGTGGAGCGGGCGGACAAGCTGGGCCGTGCGGCGATGGACCGGCTGCACGAGAGCCTTGGAGGTCACGCGCGAGTGGGTGATATTCGCGGGCGCGGGTTGATGTTCGGGGTCGAGATGGTCAAGGACCGCGACACGCGGGAAACGGATCACGCGACGGCGGAGAAGATTTATTACGCCTGTCTGGAGAGGGGGCTGAGTTTCAAGATCAGTGCCGGGTCGGTGCTGACGCTGTCGCCGCCGCTGACCATTCCGGAGGACGATCTGGATCGCGCCCTGAGCATTGTCGAAGACGCGATCCGCGAGGTCACCGCGTGA
- the phnY gene encoding phosphonoacetaldehyde dehydrogenase: MNKMAQTEIRREGMRIGGEVVFTDDVVEVLYPYTEEVVGTVPAGDASHARRAFEIAANYKPKLSRYERSQILTRAGELIGEKREWLAKWLTLELGICHQHAIYETKRAQDVYQFAAAQAMKDDGEIFSCDLTHNGKQRKIYTMREPVRAISAITPFNHPLNMVSHKIAPSIATNNCMVCKPTELTPLTCIALADILYEAGLPPEMFQVVTGLPGDIGDEMITNDNIDIITFTGGVPVGMLIAAKAGYKRQALELGGNDPLIICNDLSDADLDRAATIAVAGATGNSGQRCTAIKRILVQESVADAFVPKVLEKAKAIRFGDPQDPETELGCVIHAAAAELFEKRVYMAEEQGAKILYHPGRQGALLPPIVVDHVPHDSELVMEETFGPIVPIVRVPDDDAEVMRISNGTQFGLSSGVCTNDLNRAIAYINGLNVGTCNIWEQPGYRIEMSPFGGIKDSGNGVKEGVIEAMKFFTNVKTYSLPWPG; this comes from the coding sequence ATGAACAAGATGGCTCAGACGGAGATTCGCCGCGAAGGCATGCGCATTGGTGGCGAGGTGGTCTTTACCGACGATGTGGTTGAGGTCCTCTATCCCTATACCGAGGAGGTGGTGGGCACGGTGCCGGCAGGCGATGCGAGCCATGCGCGCCGCGCCTTTGAGATCGCGGCCAATTACAAGCCGAAGCTGAGCCGGTACGAGCGCAGCCAGATCCTGACCCGCGCGGGCGAGTTGATCGGCGAAAAGCGCGAGTGGCTGGCGAAATGGCTGACGCTGGAGCTGGGCATCTGCCACCAGCACGCGATTTACGAGACCAAGCGGGCGCAGGATGTCTATCAGTTTGCCGCGGCGCAGGCGATGAAGGATGATGGCGAGATCTTCTCCTGCGACCTGACCCATAACGGCAAGCAGCGCAAGATCTACACGATGCGAGAGCCGGTGCGCGCGATCAGCGCGATCACCCCGTTCAACCATCCGCTGAACATGGTGAGCCACAAGATCGCGCCGAGCATCGCCACGAATAACTGCATGGTCTGCAAGCCGACCGAGCTGACACCGCTGACCTGTATCGCGCTGGCGGATATCCTTTACGAGGCCGGGCTGCCGCCGGAGATGTTCCAGGTGGTCACGGGGCTGCCGGGGGATATTGGCGACGAGATGATCACCAACGACAATATCGACATCATCACCTTCACCGGTGGCGTGCCGGTTGGGATGCTGATCGCCGCGAAGGCGGGCTATAAGCGGCAGGCACTGGAGCTGGGTGGAAACGATCCGCTGATCATCTGCAATGACCTGAGTGACGCGGATCTGGACCGCGCCGCGACGATTGCGGTGGCGGGTGCGACGGGCAATTCGGGCCAGCGCTGTACCGCGATCAAGCGCATTCTGGTGCAGGAGAGCGTGGCCGATGCCTTTGTGCCGAAAGTGCTGGAAAAGGCGAAAGCGATCCGGTTCGGCGATCCGCAGGACCCGGAGACCGAGCTGGGCTGTGTGATCCATGCAGCCGCGGCGGAGCTGTTTGAAAAGCGCGTCTACATGGCCGAGGAACAGGGGGCCAAGATCCTCTATCATCCGGGCCGTCAGGGCGCCCTGCTGCCGCCCATCGTGGTGGATCACGTGCCCCATGACAGCGAACTGGTGATGGAAGAGACCTTTGGCCCGATCGTGCCCATCGTGCGGGTGCCGGACGATGATGCGGAGGTGATGCGCATCTCGAACGGCACACAGTTCGGCCTGAGCTCGGGCGTGTGCACCAACGACCTGAACCGCGCGATTGCCTATATCAACGGGCTGAACGTGGGGACCTGCAATATCTGGGAGCAGCCCGGTTACCGGATCGAGATGAGCCCGTTTGGCGGCATCAAGGATTCGGGCAACGGGGTGAAGGAAGGCGTCATCGAAGCGATGAAGTTCTTCACAAATGTCAAAACCTATTCCCTGCCCTGGCCGGGGTGA
- the phnA gene encoding phosphonoacetate hydrolase, with the protein MTISTPVVANDRTYAVPKTCAIAICLDGCEPEYLEVAIAEGLMPNLKAMRETGTDRLAHSVIPSFTNPNNLSIATGRPPAVHGICGNFLYDPDTGEEVMMNDVRFLRAPTIFSKYYEAGARVAMVTAKDKLRALLGAGLKFDEDRAVAFSSERSGETTKAEHGIDNASEWLGMPVPEVYSSELSEFVFAAGVKLLKEWKPDVMYLSTTDYIQHKFAPDEQGAKDFYAMFDRYLGELDALGAAIVVTADHGMKPKHDANGEPAVIYMQDKMDEWLGEAAARVILPITDPYVVHHGALGSFATCYLPEGADRAEIIAKVAALPEILEVVDKETAMERFELPGDRIGDIVMISTENMTIGTSAHRHDLAALKEPLRSHGGLTEQEVPFICNRVLDLPNAPSLRNFDAFYYAAQAAALEEVPA; encoded by the coding sequence ATGACGATTTCTACCCCTGTTGTCGCCAATGACCGCACCTATGCCGTGCCCAAGACCTGCGCGATTGCGATTTGCCTCGACGGCTGCGAGCCGGAGTACCTGGAAGTTGCCATCGCCGAGGGGCTGATGCCGAACCTCAAGGCGATGCGCGAGACCGGCACGGACCGGCTGGCGCATTCGGTGATCCCGTCCTTCACCAACCCCAACAACCTCAGCATTGCCACGGGGCGGCCGCCGGCGGTGCACGGGATCTGCGGCAACTTCCTTTATGATCCGGACACCGGCGAGGAAGTGATGATGAACGATGTGCGCTTCCTGCGCGCGCCGACGATCTTTTCGAAATATTACGAGGCGGGCGCACGGGTGGCGATGGTCACGGCCAAGGACAAGCTGCGCGCGCTTCTGGGGGCAGGGCTGAAGTTCGACGAGGATCGCGCGGTGGCGTTTTCCTCGGAACGGTCGGGCGAGACCACGAAGGCCGAGCACGGGATCGACAATGCCAGCGAATGGCTGGGCATGCCGGTGCCGGAGGTCTATTCGTCAGAGCTGAGCGAGTTCGTTTTCGCGGCGGGCGTGAAGCTCCTGAAAGAGTGGAAGCCCGATGTGATGTATCTGTCCACGACCGACTATATCCAGCACAAGTTTGCCCCTGATGAGCAGGGCGCCAAGGATTTCTATGCTATGTTCGATCGTTACCTGGGCGAGCTGGATGCCCTGGGCGCGGCCATCGTGGTGACCGCGGATCACGGCATGAAGCCCAAGCATGATGCGAATGGCGAACCGGCGGTGATCTATATGCAGGACAAGATGGATGAGTGGCTGGGCGAGGCCGCGGCGCGGGTGATCCTGCCGATCACCGATCCTTATGTGGTGCATCACGGCGCGCTGGGCTCGTTTGCCACCTGCTATCTGCCCGAGGGTGCGGACCGCGCGGAGATCATAGCAAAGGTTGCGGCCCTGCCGGAAATCCTTGAAGTGGTGGATAAGGAAACCGCGATGGAGCGGTTCGAGCTGCCGGGCGACCGGATTGGCGATATCGTGATGATCTCGACCGAGAACATGACCATCGGCACGTCGGCGCACCGGCATGATCTGGCCGCGCTCAAGGAACCGCTGCGCAGCCATGGCGGGCTGACCGAGCAGGAGGTGCCGTTCATCTGCAACCGGGTGCTGGATCTGCCGAATGCGCCCAGTTTGCGCAATTTCGACGCGTTCTACTACGCGGCGCAGGCCGCAGCGCTGGAAGAGGTGCCTGCATGA
- a CDS encoding 2-aminoethylphosphonate--pyruvate transaminase, producing MSTEKPPLPAPRLGEPYLLTPGPLTTAYEVKQAMLRDWGSWDDDFRAMTRELRSRLLALVGTGADANDCVPIQGSGSYCVEAMLGSFVPKDGKVLVLANGAYGLRAAQTMEYLGRAFTLINKGDYLPPRGAEVAQALADDPAITHVLAIHCETSSGILNPVEEIAEATRAAGRKLLIDSMSAFGAVELDAGKLGYTAMVSSANKCIEGVPGFGFVIARKDEIEAARGNSHSLSLDVHAQWATMEKTGQWRFTPPTHVVAAFIEALKAHEAEGGVEGRGARYTENRDVMVAGMRGLGFETLLADRWLSPIIVTFFCPADPKFEFARFYELMKAQGFIIYPGKLTVVDSFRVGCIGQMDAHVMRKVVEAARAALKDMGVESAAPPAEALEERKKLAA from the coding sequence ATGAGCACCGAAAAACCGCCTCTTCCTGCGCCCCGCCTTGGGGAGCCTTACCTTCTGACCCCCGGGCCGCTGACCACCGCGTATGAGGTCAAGCAGGCCATGCTGCGCGACTGGGGCAGCTGGGATGACGATTTCCGCGCCATGACGCGCGAGTTGCGCAGCCGTTTGCTGGCGCTGGTGGGTACGGGCGCGGACGCGAATGATTGCGTGCCGATCCAGGGGTCGGGCAGCTATTGCGTTGAGGCGATGCTGGGCTCTTTCGTGCCGAAGGATGGCAAGGTTCTGGTGCTGGCCAATGGCGCCTATGGGCTGCGCGCGGCGCAGACGATGGAGTATCTGGGCCGGGCCTTTACCCTGATCAACAAGGGCGATTACCTGCCCCCGCGCGGTGCCGAAGTGGCGCAGGCGCTGGCCGATGATCCGGCCATTACCCATGTTCTGGCCATTCATTGCGAGACTTCCTCGGGCATTCTGAACCCGGTGGAGGAGATCGCGGAGGCCACGCGTGCGGCGGGCCGTAAGCTTCTGATTGACAGCATGTCGGCCTTTGGCGCGGTCGAGCTCGATGCGGGCAAGCTGGGCTATACGGCGATGGTGAGCAGCGCCAACAAATGTATCGAGGGCGTGCCGGGCTTTGGCTTTGTCATTGCCCGCAAGGACGAGATCGAGGCGGCCAGGGGCAACTCGCATTCGCTGAGCCTTGATGTGCATGCGCAATGGGCGACGATGGAAAAGACCGGGCAATGGCGGTTTACCCCGCCCACGCATGTGGTCGCGGCCTTTATCGAGGCGCTCAAGGCGCACGAGGCCGAGGGCGGCGTCGAAGGGCGCGGAGCGCGCTATACCGAAAACCGCGATGTGATGGTGGCCGGGATGCGCGGCCTGGGGTTTGAGACCCTGCTGGCCGATCGCTGGCTGAGCCCTATCATCGTGACATTCTTCTGCCCCGCCGATCCGAAGTTTGAATTCGCGCGCTTTTATGAGCTGATGAAGGCGCAAGGGTTCATCATCTATCCGGGCAAGCTGACCGTGGTGGACAGTTTCCGTGTGGGCTGCATCGGGCAGATGGACGCGCATGTGATGCGCAAGGTGGTCGAGGCCGCCCGCGCCGCGCTGAAGGATATGGGGGTGGAGAGCGCCGCCCCGCCAGCCGAAGCGCTGGAAGAACGCAAGAAACTGGCCGCGTGA
- a CDS encoding LysR substrate-binding domain-containing protein, with amino-acid sequence MRHSQLRAFHHVALHGGFSRAAEALHQTQPALSDQVRKLEQAHDTLLFHRDRREVRLTEAGEGLFRLTRQYFEQEGAIADYLSQSRASVHGTLRIIADSALHVTDALRRFQAAHPRVSVLLQTGNTAEVLAQLRNYDAEVGVVGNLDPAPDLIPRELSRSPIIAIAAKGLLPRGVTSLTLAELRDWPLVFRESGSHTRLALEEEAARRRLPLRPTITVDGREAMREVVASGTGLGFVSEAEFGQDRRLVKVPITDLNAEMTETLVHLGMRADVPVIRAFLRSVEEG; translated from the coding sequence ATGCGCCACAGCCAGCTCCGCGCCTTTCACCACGTCGCCCTGCATGGCGGCTTTTCCCGCGCCGCCGAGGCCCTGCATCAGACGCAGCCCGCGCTCTCGGATCAGGTGCGCAAACTGGAACAGGCGCATGACACGCTTCTGTTTCACCGCGACCGCCGCGAGGTGCGCCTGACAGAGGCCGGCGAGGGCCTCTTTCGCCTGACCCGCCAGTATTTCGAACAGGAAGGCGCCATTGCCGATTATCTCAGCCAGTCGCGCGCCTCGGTGCATGGCACGCTGCGCATCATCGCCGACAGCGCCCTGCATGTCACCGACGCGCTGCGCCGGTTTCAGGCGGCGCATCCACGGGTCTCCGTCCTTCTGCAAACCGGCAACACCGCCGAAGTGCTGGCCCAGCTGCGCAACTACGACGCCGAGGTGGGCGTCGTCGGCAATCTCGATCCGGCACCGGACCTGATCCCCCGGGAGCTTTCGCGCTCTCCGATTATTGCCATCGCCGCAAAGGGGCTTTTGCCCAGGGGCGTCACCTCGCTGACGCTGGCCGAGCTGCGCGACTGGCCGCTCGTGTTCCGCGAATCCGGCTCGCATACGCGGCTCGCGCTCGAGGAAGAAGCCGCCCGCCGCCGCCTGCCCCTGCGCCCGACCATCACCGTCGATGGCCGCGAGGCGATGCGCGAGGTCGTGGCCTCCGGCACCGGGCTCGGCTTTGTGTCGGAAGCAGAGTTCGGACAGGACAGGCGGCTGGTGAAAGTGCCGATCACCGATCTGAACGCCGAAATGACCGAAACGCTCGTGCATCTCGGCATGCGCGCCGACGTGCCGGTGATCCGCGCGTTCCTGCGCAGTGTCGAAGAGGGCTGA